DNA sequence from the Centropristis striata isolate RG_2023a ecotype Rhode Island chromosome 17, C.striata_1.0, whole genome shotgun sequence genome:
tTAAGCAGTGGAGGAGGAAGTTAAGAGTGaatcaaatatacaaaaatgatatatttaaatGGGAAATGTGTTTACGTTATGTTAAAGCAAtcaatgtttgttttcattaccAGACAGTCCAACGCGTTACAATGAGAAGGACCATAGGAGCATGTTGGTCTGGTGTCCCAACAGTCAGCTTTCAGATGCAATGTGTAagacacgcacgcgcacacgcacacgcacacacacacgcacacgcacacacacacacacacacacacacacacacacacacacacacacacacacacacacacacacacacacacacacacacacacacacacacacacacacacacacagtcacctaACATGCTCTGGTGAAAGCTTAACAATGTGACCTTCGCTTTAATGGCTATATGCTGACTAGAGAATAGCAATTATAACTTTAATTCTCTCCTGTGCACtcattttctctcactctctgtcttcATCTCTTTCCCTCATTTTCTCGTCcacatctttctttctctcttgtaTTAATCTCTTGTTCTTCTCTTTTCTATACTTCCTCTACCTGATTTCCTCAtcctttttgtgatttattttttccttctctttcttgCCCTATATCATCGCTctcttttgctgttgttttttgtcttttcaacccattattttctcttttcttctcagtGGACGAGTACATCCTGATGGCTAAAGAGAAACATGGATACAACATGGAGCAGGTATGGCAGAATACATATTTACTTAAGCAAaggattattttttacttactgAAATCTTTTCACTGCTCATCAGTGTTTCTCTCTTCTTACTAGTCTTTGTCCCTGCTTCCCTGACCTGGtatttgtcttgtctgttttttcagTCTCTGGGCATGTTATTATGGCACAAACACGATGTGGAGCGCTCACTTGCAGACCTGGCCAACTTCACCCCCTTCCCAGACGAGTGGACAGTGGAGGATAAAGTGCTATTTGAGCAGGCCTTCAGCTTCCATGGAAAGAGCTTCCACCGCATCCAACAGATGGTGAGAGACTAGGAgaacaaaatcacacacacaatatttattacagaatttattcattttcaagaTGTATAACTCAATGAATTGATTTCAATGTTTGTGTGCAGCTTCCAGACAAGCTGATCTCCAGCCTGGTGAAGTACTACTACAGCTGGAAgaagaccaggaccaggacctccGTCATGGACCGACAAGCCAGGAGGCTGGtcagcaagagagagaaagatgacaGGTATGTGATGCCATAAATGTTTAATGATAACCTGAAGGGAGTGAGGCGGTGGGGGGGACGGACAGACGGAAGAATGAATAttggaggaaggaaggaaacattGAGTTCTCAGAAAATTTCAGATCTGAGAAGTGACATTTACAAAGCTGCGCTGTTACATGACACTCAAAAAGCATTGTGGGAAACAATAGTGTCATGAATATGAATGAGATACTTTGTTATTATATGTTGTTACTTTCAATTGACATTCTCaagcattttaaatatatttttgatgaAATCAGACTAGTGGCAGGAGACAAAGCTTCACCATGGGTGTTTAgttacatttttcttcttcctgtaGTAATGATGAGGTTGAGGAAGGAGACCCTGGCAGTGACAGTGACTTTGAGATTGACACCAAGAAAGAGGTGAGTGATATAAAACTTCAGAGTGTTTGATGACTGTGTGTGTACGCCTGCCAATGCAAACCATTTTTCGTGTTTTATTAGTCATTACTTGCCTGAAGAGATCAGTCGAGCCAAATCGATGCCTTCTCTATCCTTCAATTTCAACCTTATTTATTATACATAAAAGCAATACTGCCTTCTTGAATTGCTGTTCGAGTCAAAACAATCACTCTGAGAGAGGCCAATATTTGTGTGATCTCTCTACACACAGGCAGTGAAACAGAATCCAAACAACGCCAACTCTGACAAGGCAACCCCCAGTCGCTCAGGTCCGGTGAAGAAGGAAAATATTGGGGCTCAGTACCGCCACCACCCGCTCAGAGCCCGCCGTAGGCCACCCAAGGGCATGTACCTGGAGCAGGGAGACATCATGTCGGTGTCAGCCTCCCACGATGCCGGGGTGCTAACTATACGACAGCTGGACACACAGTTAGTGTCGCTCAAACGACAGGTATGTACCTGAAGCAAATTTTTTCACGTTGCACAACTACATACAAATTCAATGCAAAGACGTGTATTGaaattttttaaagttatgcCAGAAATTTGCATACCGCTGTGTCTGTAAAAGCCCAGCGTTGAGAGATTCCTTCATAACACTGATCTGAActctgtttgaaaaaaaaaaaaaaaattgtaaagttCTCtgtaaaatctatattttgggttcctttttCTGATGACACAAGTTTGGgttttataaaatgttaaaaaaattaattataatttaattataattttgaagaaaataaacagtattttaatgtatctaTCACTTTGTGTCTGCCAGTAATGGTGAAAATTAAACACCTCCTCCAGAGAAACAACATATTAATAAATTGTCACCTTTTTATGTGACAAATGCAATGAATTTAGTCTCAGTGAGGggttgctttgtttttgtttttttactgttcgtattaaacatttttacaagcaGGTTCCAACAATAGAGAATGAAGAATGTGACCGTATACTTTTGCTGCAAgtttaaagtaacaaaaactcCTCTTCCACCTCTCTTTCTTCCCTCCACTTGTTCTCTCAGGTCCAGTCTATTAAACAGAACAACAGTAGTTTGAAACATGGCTTAACTGAAGGCGTTGATACTTTCAAACCTGCTGAGGTAAAACTCTTTTTATACAGTGTTGTATTTTGTACTCCTTTCATTCAATACTGTCCCTCCTTTGCATCCTTCATCCACCCCTTTTTGATTATGTGTTTCCTAACCATACTCACTTTCCCTCATGTTCTCACTGTGCCCTTCCCCAACTCCCTCCAGAAATTATTTCACCCCTTGTGGGACTGAGCTTAGTCTTAATCTGCCCTTTTCTCTCTTGCTGTCATTTtcacccctctctcctccccctgtCTTTCATACCACCCACCTTCCTCACACTCTaatccccccctcctctctttctctcagccTGCCCCTAAGATGAACTCTCGTTGGACCACAGAGGAGCAGCTCCTGGCTGTGCAGGGTGAGTAAAGGCTGCATCATCATCGTCCTTTTCTCTTGCAGAGTCACCTCATGTTGCCAGTACTCCTCACCAAACCTCACATTCATAGTATGGCTGTCAACTAATATTCTACactcaaatatatatttgaaagacattaaaacatgcaaattaATATTAgatggtggaaaaaaaattgtgtttgtctGCCTTGCGTCTTCCCGTGCACCAAAGAGTAAGTTCTACCTGAAAACTTGAAACTCTCTGCTCTTAGCAACAGGTGCTGAGGTTTGCACAACAAGTGGATTGGTGTGCATGTCAGTCACACTTAGGCAAGCAGAAATGAATGGCGGAGATCCACAGATAATCAATTAAAGAGACAGTTGTCTTGTTGAGGGGTGTTCCTCAAGGACGGAAGTTTCATGGCTGATGAGGACACAGCTCTGCATGCCAGAGCATCAAGCTGCATAAATTGGTGTGAAGTTCGGAAAGACTGAATTAGACGCATTGAGTTGTAATAAGTAAGCAGCTTTAGTCAGTGTGCCTTTTAAGCAAAGTTTAACCTccatcagctgcagctgtgtagaaaagaaagcagcagaagttGAAAGACATGAATGTGTGAATATAATGTGAGTGAAGCAGGACAGAGCTGGGAAAGAGCAGGTGCACTCAGCCAGCTGACCTCAGATGAAGGTTAACAGGAAACACACATCAACAAGCCTGTTCACACTTCATTTACTCTGCCTGTctccttttacacacacctGTGCTTTCTCTGACGGAGAAAGGAAGCACACTGTTTTCTAGCCTTTTGATGGCAGTGAATTGTTTGTGAGTGATGCGTAGACACGTCATTGATGTTTTTCTTCCATCTCCTCTCCAGCTATCCGTCGCTATGGTAAAGACTTTGCAGCCATCGCTGAGGTGATCGGGACCAAAACACCAGCTCAGGTGAGCTTCCCCTTTCTCAGATCTTGTGAAGATCTTCTGCCTCATCTCTTATTCTGACCTCAGTCcaaccctccatccatccagcacTTTACTCTCTGTGAGCTGCCTCAGTTTTTCATCTCCTCTCCAATTCCTTCCTCATCCCTCTGTCTAGATAAGCACTTTTCTTTATAGGATAACTATAATCTCCATGATCCCTCCTGTCAATTGCCTTCTGACCTCCATTCTCCACCGCTGTGTCCTTGAATGCAACGCAACTTTCTTCCCTTCTTCAGTTCTTCTCTAACTC
Encoded proteins:
- the rcor2 gene encoding REST corepressor 2 translates to MPSVMERSGAGVLSRSRAKTVTNGNSQPHSEEESSDEEHAHDSMIRVGGDYQAQIPEFKPDSPTRYNEKDHRSMLVWCPNSQLSDAMLDEYILMAKEKHGYNMEQSLGMLLWHKHDVERSLADLANFTPFPDEWTVEDKVLFEQAFSFHGKSFHRIQQMLPDKLISSLVKYYYSWKKTRTRTSVMDRQARRLVSKREKDDSNDEVEEGDPGSDSDFEIDTKKEAVKQNPNNANSDKATPSRSGPVKKENIGAQYRHHPLRARRRPPKGMYLEQGDIMSVSASHDAGVLTIRQLDTQLVSLKRQVQSIKQNNSSLKHGLTEGVDTFKPAEPAPKMNSRWTTEEQLLAVQAIRRYGKDFAAIAEVIGTKTPAQVSSFFVSYRRRFNLDEVLREWAAEQVATSRDQRDPRRSSEDMAAAADGAAEEDEVKMEDSPSDAAGGSSPPSSTQTPSSLSQPPPLLRPAPPSAPPSLLRQPPPLQTRPLQNRAPHNHPPPPLIRPAVTTSSSSSGGSSLRASPPSSSSAVGQVPPSLVGLKVEQPNSH